DNA sequence from the Verrucomicrobiia bacterium genome:
GTTGTAGCAGTCGGTATCGCAATTCGAGCCGGGAAAAACAACGACGGCCGCCTTCATCGTCATCGGGCGGCCCCGGCGGTCTCTTTGAGCTCCAGCGTGTAGTCTTCGATGACAGGATTGATCAGCACCTTGTCGCACATCTCGCGGATGCGGGTTTCCGCTTTCGAGCGGTCCTTTTCGTCCACGGTCAGTTCGAAATGCTTGCCCACGCGAAGGTCCTTCGCTTCCTGGTAGCCCAGCGTCGAAAGCGCGTGCAGCACGGTTTTCCCCTGCGGGTCGAGGACCGACTTTTTCAGCGTGACGTTGATGACGGCCTTGTACATGTTATTCCAGTTCCTTTCCCGAGAGGCGCTTGTAAGCGTCGCGGTAGGCCAGCGAAGTTTTTTCCACCACGTCCTGCGGCAGCGACGGCGCGGGCGGCTTCTGGTTCCACTTGATGTCGAGAAGGTAGTTGCGGACGATCTGCTTGTCGAAGCTCGGCTGGTCGTGGCCGGCCTCATACTGGGCCGCGGGCCAGAAGCGCGAGCTGTCAGGCGTGAGCACTTCGTCGATCAGGATGAGCTCGTCGTTGTAGACGCCGAACTCGAACTTCGTGTCCGCGATCAGGATTCCTTTCGTAGCGGCATACTCGCGGCCTTTTTCGTAAAGCGCGATCGAATACTTCTCGGCCTTGTCCGCCAGGTCCTTGCCGATGCGGCGCACGGTTTCGGCGATGTCGATGTTGATGTCGTGGCCCACGGTCTCTTTCGTGGCGGGCGTGAAAATGCTCTTCTCGAGCTTGGCGCATTGCTGCAGTCCGGCCGGAAGCTTGTGGCCGCAGACCGCGCCGGTCTTCTGATAGTCTTTCCAGCCGGAGCCTGTCACGTAGCCGCGCACCACGCATTCGATCGGCAGCGGCTTCGCCTTTTTGACCAGCATGGAACGGCCGCGCAGCTGCGCGCCGTACTTTTTCACGACTTCCGAAGGCAGGTCCATGGCGTCGACATCGGCCGTAATCAGGTGGTGCGGCATGAAATCCGCGAAATGATTCAGCCAGAACACCGAGGTCTGCGTGAGCACCTTGCCCTTTTGCGGGATCGGGTTCGGAAGCACCACGTCAAAAGCGCTGAGGCGGTCCGTCGAAATGATGAGGAGCCTGTCTTTGCCCGCTTCATAAATATCGCGGACTTTCCCTCTTGCAACAAAAGGAAGCGGAAGCTGGGTCTGCATCACGGTGTCATTCATGTCGGCGCTCGCTTGCATACAAGGTTTTCCTCCGGTTGAAAAACAATCACTTGCCTGACTTGGCACGGGAGCCGTTGATGCCCACACGCGCGAAAATCTTGTCCACGTTTTTGAGATGGTACTTCGTATCGAAAACCGCTTCGACTTCGTCGCGGCCCAGATGCTTCAGGATGTCGCGGTCTTTCAGGACCACATCGCGCATGGTGGCATCGTCCTGCTCCCATACTTTCTTCGCGGCATTCTGCACGAGCGCGTAGCCTTCCTCGCGCGTCAGCCCTTTTTCCACGAGCTTCAACAAAAGTCCCTGGGAATAAACAATGCCGCGGCTCTTCTCGAGGTTCTTGATCATGTTGTCTTTGAAAACCACCAGGTCTTTGATCACGCCCTGCATGAGCACGATCATGTAATGAAGCAGGATCGTGCTGTCCGGGAATATCACGCGCTCGACGGACGAATGCGTGATGTCGCGCTCATGCCAGAGCGCCACATTTTCCAGCCCTGCGACCGCATTGCCTCGCAGGATGCGGGAAAGACCGGCCACGCGCTCGCAGGTGATCGGGTTGCGCTTGTGCGGCATGGCGGATGAACCCTTCTGGCCTTCCTTAAATGACTCCTGGACTTCGAGGGTTTCGGTTTTCTGGAGGCCGCGGATTTCCGTGGCCAATTTTTCGAGCGACGCGCCGATGACCGCGACTGTGCAAAGGTACTCCGCGTGGCGG
Encoded proteins:
- the purS gene encoding phosphoribosylformylglycinamidine synthase subunit PurS, yielding MYKAVINVTLKKSVLDPQGKTVLHALSTLGYQEAKDLRVGKHFELTVDEKDRSKAETRIREMCDKVLINPVIEDYTLELKETAGAAR
- a CDS encoding phosphoribosylaminoimidazolesuccinocarboxamide synthase, translating into MNDTVMQTQLPLPFVARGKVRDIYEAGKDRLLIISTDRLSAFDVVLPNPIPQKGKVLTQTSVFWLNHFADFMPHHLITADVDAMDLPSEVVKKYGAQLRGRSMLVKKAKPLPIECVVRGYVTGSGWKDYQKTGAVCGHKLPAGLQQCAKLEKSIFTPATKETVGHDINIDIAETVRRIGKDLADKAEKYSIALYEKGREYAATKGILIADTKFEFGVYNDELILIDEVLTPDSSRFWPAAQYEAGHDQPSFDKQIVRNYLLDIKWNQKPPAPSLPQDVVEKTSLAYRDAYKRLSGKELE
- the purB gene encoding adenylosuccinate lyase, whose protein sequence is MISRYTMPEMGKIWTEQNKVAKWLDVELAALDALAKHDYIPKDIPAKVRKKARFDLERIREIEKIVNHDVIAFLTNLAENVGPAGRYVHFGLTSSDILDTALALQIMEASQLILKELKTLSEILKKKAMEHRTTVMVGRSHGVHAEPTTFGLKMALFYEESKRNIKRFEQAMDTIGYGKISGAVGTFANVDPAVEDDVCRALDLKPDPISTQVVQRDRHAEYLCTVAVIGASLEKLATEIRGLQKTETLEVQESFKEGQKGSSAMPHKRNPITCERVAGLSRILRGNAVAGLENVALWHERDITHSSVERVIFPDSTILLHYMIVLMQGVIKDLVVFKDNMIKNLEKSRGIVYSQGLLLKLVEKGLTREEGYALVQNAAKKVWEQDDATMRDVVLKDRDILKHLGRDEVEAVFDTKYHLKNVDKIFARVGINGSRAKSGK